One Felis catus isolate Fca126 chromosome D3, F.catus_Fca126_mat1.0, whole genome shotgun sequence DNA segment encodes these proteins:
- the ULK1 gene encoding serine/threonine-protein kinase ULK1 isoform X2, which translates to MRTLSEDTIRLFLQQIAGAMRLLHSKGIIHRDLKPQNILLSNPGGRRANPNNIRVKIADFGFARYLQSNMMAATLCGSPMYMAPEVIMSQHYDGKADLWSIGTIVYQCLTGKAPFQASSPQDLRLFYERSKTLVPTIPRETSAPLRQLLLALLQRNHKDRMDFDEFFHHPFLDASATVKKSPPVPVPSYPSSGSGSSSSSSSTSHLASPPSLGDMQQPLQRTLTSPADAAGFLHGSRGSGGSSKDSSCDTDDFVMVPAQFPGDLVAEVAGVKPPPDSLMCSGSSLVASAGPESRGRTPSPSPPCSSSPSPSGRAGAFSSRCGVSVPIPVPTQVHNYQRIEQNLQSPTQYQTARSSAIRRSGSTSPLGFARASPSPPSHAEHGAALARKLSLGGGRPYTPSPQAGIIPERPGWSGAPSPQAPEMRGGRSPRPGSSVPEHSPHAAGLGCRLHSAPNLSDLHVVRPKLPKPPTDPLGAAFGHPQSSPPQPSHVLQSCRPLRGSPKLPDFLQRNPLPPILGSPTKAVPAFDFPKTPSSQNLLTLLARQGVVMTPPRNRTLPDLSEAGPFQGQQLGPGLRPPEDTKSPFGRSLSTGRLTDLLLKAAFGTQVPDSGSTDSLQEKPMEIAPSAGLGGTLHPGARAGGSSSPSPVVFTVGSPPSGTTPPQGPRARMFSVGSSGSLGSAGSSSARHLAPGACSEVAPEVPAPGHCRSFADPVTANLEGAVTFEAPDLPEETLMEQEHTEILHGLRFTLVFVQHVLEIAALRGSAGEAAGGPDFQLQESVVADQISLLSREWGFAEQLVLYLKVAELLSSGLQTAIDQIRAGKLCLSSTVKQVVRKLNELYKASVVSCQGLSLRLQRFFLDKQRLLDRIQSVTAEKLIFSHAVQTVQSAALDEMFHRREDCVQRYHKALLLMEGLQHLLADQADVESVAKCKLCIERRLSALLTGICA; encoded by the exons ATGCGGACGCTGAGCGAGGACACCATCAGGCTCTTCCTGCAGCAGATCGCGGGCGCCATGCGCCTACTCCACAGCAAGGGCATCATCCACCGCGACCTGAAACCCCAGAACATCCTGCTGTCTAACCCCGGCGGGCGCCGCGCCAACCCCAACAATATCCGCGTCAAGATCG CCGACTTCGGTTTCGCCCGGTACCTGCAGAGCAACATGATGGCGGCCACGCTCTGCGGCTCTCCCATGTACATG GCCCCCGAAGTCATCATGTCGCAGCACTACGACGGGAAGGCTGACCTGTGGAGCATCGGCACCATCGTGTACCAGTGCCTGACGGGGAAGGCGCCCTTCCAG GCCAGCAGCCCCCAGGACCTTCGCCTCTTCTACGAGAGGAGCAAGACCCTGGTGCCCAC CATCCCCCGGGAGACGTCCGCCCCGTTGAGGCAGCTACTGCTGGCCCTGCTGCAGCGCAATCATAAGGACCGCATGGACTTCG ACGAGTTCTTCCATCATCCTTTCCTTGATGCCAGTGCCACTGTGAAGAAGT CCCCTCCCGTGCCCGTGCCCTCGTATCCGAGCTCCGGGTCCGGCAGCAGCTCCAGCAGCAGCTCCACCTCGCACCTGGCCTCCCCGCCG TCCCTCGGGGACATGCAGCAGCCACTACAGAGGACACTGACGTCCCCGGCTGACGCTGCTGGCTTCCTGCACGGCTCCCGGGGCTCCGGCGGCAGCAGCAAGGACTCGTCCTGCGACACAGATGACTTTGTCATGGTCCCGGCTCAGTTTCCAG GTGACCTGGTGGCCGAGGTGGCTGGAGTCAAGCCCCCACCGGACAGCCTGATGTGTAGTGG GAGCTCACTGGTGGCCTCGGCTGGCCCGGAGAGCCGTGGCCGgaccccttctccttccccaccctgcaGCAGCTCTCCAAGCCCCTCCGG CCGGGCTGGCGCGTTCAGCAGCAGGTGCGGTGTGTCTGTCCCCATCCCAGTGCCCACGCAGGTGCATAATTACCAGCGCATTGAGCAGAATCTGCAGTCACCCACCCAGTACCAGACCGCACG GTCCTCTGCCATCCGCAGGTCGGGCAGCACCAGCCCCCTGGGCTTTGCCCGGGCCAGTCCGTCGCCCCCGTCCCACGCCGAGCACGGAGCTGCCCTGGCCAGAAAGCTTTCCCTGGGCGGGGGCCGGCCTTACACACCATCTCCACAAG CTGGAATCATCCCTGAGCGGCCGGGCTGGAGCGGGGCGCCCTCCCCACAGGCACCCGAGATGCGGGGCGGGAGATCCCCTCGTCCAG GCTCCTCTGTGCCCGAGCACTCTCCCCACGCTGCCGGGCTGGGCTGCCGCCTGCACAGCGCTCCCAACCTGTCTGACCTGCACGTTGTCCGCCCTAAGTTGCCCAAGCCCCCCACGGACCCACTGGGGGCCGCGTTTGGCCACCCCCAGTCCAGCCCCCCGCAGCCGTCCCATGTGCTGCAGTCCTGCCGGCCCCTGCGAGGCTCGCCCAAGCTGCCTGACTTCCTGCAACGGAACCCCTTGCCCCCCATCCTGGGCTCCCCCACCAAG GCTGTGCCTGCCTTCGACTTCCCCAAGACCCCCAGCTCCCAGAACCTGCTGACGCTCCTGGCCCGGCAGGGCGTAGTCATGACACCGCCTCGGAACCGGACGCTGCCCGATCTGTCAGAGGCCGGACCGTTCCAGGGGCAGCAGCTGGGCCCTGGCTTGCGGCCCCCCGAGGACACCAAGAGCCCCTTTGGCAG GTCCCTCAGTACCGGGCGCCTCACCGATCTGCTCCTTAAGGCTGCGTTCGGGACCCAGGTCCCTGACTCGGGGAGCACGGACAGCCTGCAGGAGAAGCCTATGGAGATCG cgccctctgctggcctcgGAGGGACCCTGCACCCCGGAGCCCGTGCTGGGGGCTCCAGCAGCCCATCTCCCGTGGTGTTTACCGTGGGCTCGCCCCCCAGTGGGACCACACCGCCCCAGGGCCCCCGTGCCAGGATGTTCTCAG TGGGCTCCTCCGGCTCCCTGGGTTCAGCCGGCTCCTCCTCTGCCCGTCACCTGGCTCCTGGAGCCTGCAGCGAGGTGGCCCCAGAGGTCCCGGCCCCCGGCCACTGCCGCAGCTTTGCCGATCCCGTCACCGCTAACCTGGAGGGGGCTGTGACCTTCGAGGCCCCCGACCTCCCCGAGGAGACGCTGATGGAG CAAGAGCACACCGAGATCCTGCACGGCCTGCGCTTCACTCTCGTCTTTGTCCAGCACGTCCTGGAGATCGCTGCCCTGCGGGGCAGCGCCGGCGAGGCGGCCGGGGGCCCCGACTTCCAGCTGCAGGAGAGCGTGGTGGCCGACCAGATCAGCCTGCTGAGccgggagtgggg CTTCGCGGAACAGCTGGTGCTCTACCTGAAGGTGGCCGAGCTGCTGTCCTCGGGCCTGCAGACCGCCATCGACCAGATCCGGGCCGGCAAGCTGTGCCTGTCGTCCACCGTGAAGCAGG TGGTGCGGAAGCTCAATGAGCTGTACAAGGCCAGCGTGGTGTCCTGCCAAGGCCTGAGCCTGCGCCTGCAACGCTTCTTCTTGGACAAGCAGCGGCTCCTGGACCGCATCCAGAGCGTCACTGCCGAGAAGCTCATCTTCAGCCACGCGGTGCAGACG GTGCAGTCGGCCGCCCTGGACGAGATGTTCCACCGTCGGGAGGACTGCGTCCAGCGCTACCACAAGGCTCTGCTGCTCATGGAGGGGCTGCAGCACCTCCTTGCCGACCAGGCGGACGTGGAGAGCGTTGCCAAGT GCAAGCTGTGCATCGAGCGGAGGCTGTCCGCACTGCTGACCGGCATCTGTGCCTGA
- the ULK1 gene encoding serine/threonine-protein kinase ULK1 isoform X1 has protein sequence MEPGRGGLEAVGKFEFSRKDLIGHGAFAVVFKGRHREKHDLEVAVKCINKKNLAKSQTLLGKEIKILKELKHENIVALYDFQEMANSVYLVMEYCNGGDLADYLHAMRTLSEDTIRLFLQQIAGAMRLLHSKGIIHRDLKPQNILLSNPGGRRANPNNIRVKIADFGFARYLQSNMMAATLCGSPMYMAPEVIMSQHYDGKADLWSIGTIVYQCLTGKAPFQASSPQDLRLFYERSKTLVPTIPRETSAPLRQLLLALLQRNHKDRMDFDEFFHHPFLDASATVKKSPPVPVPSYPSSGSGSSSSSSSTSHLASPPSLGDMQQPLQRTLTSPADAAGFLHGSRGSGGSSKDSSCDTDDFVMVPAQFPGDLVAEVAGVKPPPDSLMCSGSSLVASAGPESRGRTPSPSPPCSSSPSPSGRAGAFSSRCGVSVPIPVPTQVHNYQRIEQNLQSPTQYQTARSSAIRRSGSTSPLGFARASPSPPSHAEHGAALARKLSLGGGRPYTPSPQAGIIPERPGWSGAPSPQAPEMRGGRSPRPGSSVPEHSPHAAGLGCRLHSAPNLSDLHVVRPKLPKPPTDPLGAAFGHPQSSPPQPSHVLQSCRPLRGSPKLPDFLQRNPLPPILGSPTKAVPAFDFPKTPSSQNLLTLLARQGVVMTPPRNRTLPDLSEAGPFQGQQLGPGLRPPEDTKSPFGRSLSTGRLTDLLLKAAFGTQVPDSGSTDSLQEKPMEIAPSAGLGGTLHPGARAGGSSSPSPVVFTVGSPPSGTTPPQGPRARMFSVGSSGSLGSAGSSSARHLAPGACSEVAPEVPAPGHCRSFADPVTANLEGAVTFEAPDLPEETLMEQEHTEILHGLRFTLVFVQHVLEIAALRGSAGEAAGGPDFQLQESVVADQISLLSREWGFAEQLVLYLKVAELLSSGLQTAIDQIRAGKLCLSSTVKQVVRKLNELYKASVVSCQGLSLRLQRFFLDKQRLLDRIQSVTAEKLIFSHAVQTVQSAALDEMFHRREDCVQRYHKALLLMEGLQHLLADQADVESVAKCKLCIERRLSALLTGICA, from the exons ATGGAGCCCGGCCGCGGCGGCCTGGAGGCCGTGGGCAAGTTCGAGTTCTCGCGCAAGGACCTGATAGGGCACGGCGCCTTCGCTGTGGTCTTCAAGGGGCGCCACAGGGAG AAGCACGACCTGGAGGTCGCAGTCAAGTGCATCAACAAGAAGAATCTGGCCAAGTCCCAGACACTGCTGGGGAAGGAAATCAAGATCCTCAAG GAATTGAAACATGAAAACATCGTGGCTTTGTATGACTTCCAG GAAATGGCCAATTCCGTTTACCTGGTCATGGAG TACTGTAACGGCGGGGACCTGGCGGACTATCTACACG CCATGCGGACGCTGAGCGAGGACACCATCAGGCTCTTCCTGCAGCAGATCGCGGGCGCCATGCGCCTACTCCACAGCAAGGGCATCATCCACCGCGACCTGAAACCCCAGAACATCCTGCTGTCTAACCCCGGCGGGCGCCGCGCCAACCCCAACAATATCCGCGTCAAGATCG CCGACTTCGGTTTCGCCCGGTACCTGCAGAGCAACATGATGGCGGCCACGCTCTGCGGCTCTCCCATGTACATG GCCCCCGAAGTCATCATGTCGCAGCACTACGACGGGAAGGCTGACCTGTGGAGCATCGGCACCATCGTGTACCAGTGCCTGACGGGGAAGGCGCCCTTCCAG GCCAGCAGCCCCCAGGACCTTCGCCTCTTCTACGAGAGGAGCAAGACCCTGGTGCCCAC CATCCCCCGGGAGACGTCCGCCCCGTTGAGGCAGCTACTGCTGGCCCTGCTGCAGCGCAATCATAAGGACCGCATGGACTTCG ACGAGTTCTTCCATCATCCTTTCCTTGATGCCAGTGCCACTGTGAAGAAGT CCCCTCCCGTGCCCGTGCCCTCGTATCCGAGCTCCGGGTCCGGCAGCAGCTCCAGCAGCAGCTCCACCTCGCACCTGGCCTCCCCGCCG TCCCTCGGGGACATGCAGCAGCCACTACAGAGGACACTGACGTCCCCGGCTGACGCTGCTGGCTTCCTGCACGGCTCCCGGGGCTCCGGCGGCAGCAGCAAGGACTCGTCCTGCGACACAGATGACTTTGTCATGGTCCCGGCTCAGTTTCCAG GTGACCTGGTGGCCGAGGTGGCTGGAGTCAAGCCCCCACCGGACAGCCTGATGTGTAGTGG GAGCTCACTGGTGGCCTCGGCTGGCCCGGAGAGCCGTGGCCGgaccccttctccttccccaccctgcaGCAGCTCTCCAAGCCCCTCCGG CCGGGCTGGCGCGTTCAGCAGCAGGTGCGGTGTGTCTGTCCCCATCCCAGTGCCCACGCAGGTGCATAATTACCAGCGCATTGAGCAGAATCTGCAGTCACCCACCCAGTACCAGACCGCACG GTCCTCTGCCATCCGCAGGTCGGGCAGCACCAGCCCCCTGGGCTTTGCCCGGGCCAGTCCGTCGCCCCCGTCCCACGCCGAGCACGGAGCTGCCCTGGCCAGAAAGCTTTCCCTGGGCGGGGGCCGGCCTTACACACCATCTCCACAAG CTGGAATCATCCCTGAGCGGCCGGGCTGGAGCGGGGCGCCCTCCCCACAGGCACCCGAGATGCGGGGCGGGAGATCCCCTCGTCCAG GCTCCTCTGTGCCCGAGCACTCTCCCCACGCTGCCGGGCTGGGCTGCCGCCTGCACAGCGCTCCCAACCTGTCTGACCTGCACGTTGTCCGCCCTAAGTTGCCCAAGCCCCCCACGGACCCACTGGGGGCCGCGTTTGGCCACCCCCAGTCCAGCCCCCCGCAGCCGTCCCATGTGCTGCAGTCCTGCCGGCCCCTGCGAGGCTCGCCCAAGCTGCCTGACTTCCTGCAACGGAACCCCTTGCCCCCCATCCTGGGCTCCCCCACCAAG GCTGTGCCTGCCTTCGACTTCCCCAAGACCCCCAGCTCCCAGAACCTGCTGACGCTCCTGGCCCGGCAGGGCGTAGTCATGACACCGCCTCGGAACCGGACGCTGCCCGATCTGTCAGAGGCCGGACCGTTCCAGGGGCAGCAGCTGGGCCCTGGCTTGCGGCCCCCCGAGGACACCAAGAGCCCCTTTGGCAG GTCCCTCAGTACCGGGCGCCTCACCGATCTGCTCCTTAAGGCTGCGTTCGGGACCCAGGTCCCTGACTCGGGGAGCACGGACAGCCTGCAGGAGAAGCCTATGGAGATCG cgccctctgctggcctcgGAGGGACCCTGCACCCCGGAGCCCGTGCTGGGGGCTCCAGCAGCCCATCTCCCGTGGTGTTTACCGTGGGCTCGCCCCCCAGTGGGACCACACCGCCCCAGGGCCCCCGTGCCAGGATGTTCTCAG TGGGCTCCTCCGGCTCCCTGGGTTCAGCCGGCTCCTCCTCTGCCCGTCACCTGGCTCCTGGAGCCTGCAGCGAGGTGGCCCCAGAGGTCCCGGCCCCCGGCCACTGCCGCAGCTTTGCCGATCCCGTCACCGCTAACCTGGAGGGGGCTGTGACCTTCGAGGCCCCCGACCTCCCCGAGGAGACGCTGATGGAG CAAGAGCACACCGAGATCCTGCACGGCCTGCGCTTCACTCTCGTCTTTGTCCAGCACGTCCTGGAGATCGCTGCCCTGCGGGGCAGCGCCGGCGAGGCGGCCGGGGGCCCCGACTTCCAGCTGCAGGAGAGCGTGGTGGCCGACCAGATCAGCCTGCTGAGccgggagtgggg CTTCGCGGAACAGCTGGTGCTCTACCTGAAGGTGGCCGAGCTGCTGTCCTCGGGCCTGCAGACCGCCATCGACCAGATCCGGGCCGGCAAGCTGTGCCTGTCGTCCACCGTGAAGCAGG TGGTGCGGAAGCTCAATGAGCTGTACAAGGCCAGCGTGGTGTCCTGCCAAGGCCTGAGCCTGCGCCTGCAACGCTTCTTCTTGGACAAGCAGCGGCTCCTGGACCGCATCCAGAGCGTCACTGCCGAGAAGCTCATCTTCAGCCACGCGGTGCAGACG GTGCAGTCGGCCGCCCTGGACGAGATGTTCCACCGTCGGGAGGACTGCGTCCAGCGCTACCACAAGGCTCTGCTGCTCATGGAGGGGCTGCAGCACCTCCTTGCCGACCAGGCGGACGTGGAGAGCGTTGCCAAGT GCAAGCTGTGCATCGAGCGGAGGCTGTCCGCACTGCTGACCGGCATCTGTGCCTGA